From Cyclobacteriaceae bacterium, a single genomic window includes:
- a CDS encoding alpha/beta fold hydrolase codes for MKYLLSVFSMIMLLAISSAAQTSKLQGNWDGRLYVQANTSIKLVFHIRDSIGLSATVDSPDQGAFGIKCDEVSSKGDSVFIILNRLRAKFSGSYSVEKDTAMLKGNWQQGPAKLPLNLRRSNLAQTKLDRPQQPKEPFAYNVEDVQYSSKDGKVTLGATLTTPKGDKKYPAVILITGSGQQDRDETLLGHKPFWVIADYLTSKGYAVLRVDDRGVGKSKGDLTKATSLDFAEDVITSLEFLKKHKSIDVNAIGLIGHSEGGLIASLVSSRRKDIAFMILLSSPGVTGSKIVEEQGMAVIKSNGVSASVAEELRPLTKESYRIIISAATKEKAHEEFLSVVKAWYPKASTQARQVIGATTEQEAATYAKRSVDQLYNPWFRFFLEHDPAAELKKSSCPVLALFGEKDIQVLPSQNKEPMTQSLKASRKKSGYEVVEMPGLNHLFQHCKKCSVDEYAVLSETFAPEVLEKMAQWLNTNVKK; via the coding sequence ATGAAGTATCTCCTTTCTGTTTTCTCCATGATCATGTTGCTGGCCATCAGCAGTGCTGCACAAACTTCTAAACTTCAGGGAAACTGGGACGGCAGATTGTATGTTCAGGCAAATACTTCTATCAAGCTGGTCTTTCACATCAGGGACAGTATTGGTCTTAGCGCTACAGTGGATAGTCCGGATCAGGGTGCCTTTGGTATTAAATGCGACGAAGTATCTTCAAAGGGAGATAGCGTATTCATAATTCTTAACAGACTGCGTGCAAAGTTTTCCGGATCGTATTCAGTTGAAAAAGACACTGCCATGCTGAAAGGAAACTGGCAACAGGGTCCGGCCAAACTTCCATTAAATCTTCGCCGGTCTAATCTTGCTCAAACGAAATTGGATCGTCCTCAGCAACCCAAAGAACCTTTTGCCTACAATGTGGAAGATGTCCAGTATTCAAGTAAAGATGGAAAAGTAACGTTAGGTGCGACCCTCACAACACCCAAAGGCGATAAGAAGTATCCTGCAGTTATTCTCATCACCGGTAGCGGTCAGCAGGATCGGGATGAAACACTTCTCGGCCACAAGCCTTTCTGGGTGATCGCCGATTATCTGACAAGCAAAGGCTACGCAGTATTGCGTGTAGATGACAGGGGAGTAGGAAAATCCAAAGGCGACCTGACCAAAGCAACTTCCCTTGATTTTGCAGAAGACGTCATAACATCTCTGGAGTTTTTGAAAAAACACAAGTCTATTGATGTGAATGCCATTGGACTGATAGGACACAGTGAAGGTGGTCTGATCGCTTCTCTTGTTTCTTCCAGACGAAAGGACATCGCATTCATGATCCTGTTGTCGTCTCCTGGTGTTACAGGCAGTAAGATCGTTGAAGAACAAGGTATGGCAGTTATTAAGAGCAATGGTGTCAGTGCATCGGTTGCCGAAGAACTCCGGCCTTTAACGAAAGAAAGCTATAGAATAATTATCAGTGCCGCTACAAAGGAAAAAGCTCATGAGGAATTCCTGTCAGTTGTGAAGGCATGGTATCCCAAGGCTTCAACCCAGGCACGCCAGGTGATCGGTGCTACTACTGAACAGGAGGCAGCCACTTATGCAAAGCGCTCTGTCGATCAGTTGTACAATCCATGGTTTCGTTTCTTCCTTGAACATGATCCTGCAGCGGAGTTGAAGAAATCGTCCTGTCCTGTTCTTGCATTGTTTGGTGAAAAAGACATTCAGGTGTTGCCTTCTCAAAACAAGGAACCGATGACCCAAAGTCTGAAGGCAAGCAGGAAGAAATCCGGCTATGAAGTAGTAGAGATGCCGGGATTGAATCATTTATTTCAGCATTGTAAAAAATGTTCTGTAGATGAGTATGCTGTGCTAAGTGAAACTTTTGCTCCCGAAGTATTGGAGAAGATGGCGCAGTGGCTTAATACCAATGTGAAAAAATAG
- a CDS encoding YHYH protein: protein MKLTSLFIIVLVSLSVSCKKDEVSPATNTTLPEVFTKKYASSVTIYVEGDFIVFKTTAIPNHKSPYFGVADSRYEAYNGTNANFAINPNTIKEQNYVFKIPLNPKEASTKAATSLGPMGISINGVPLFNQFAGPNQPLTNEINSFDQYNGHPQQTGQYHYHVEPLYITSTTSKAGLIGFLLDGFPVYGPLESGKTLTSADLDTYHGHTSVTEDYPDGIYHYHITADSPYINGGKFFGTSGTVTQ, encoded by the coding sequence ATGAAACTAACATCGCTTTTCATCATTGTACTTGTATCGCTCTCTGTTTCCTGTAAGAAGGATGAGGTATCCCCTGCTACCAACACAACCCTACCTGAAGTGTTTACGAAGAAATATGCATCCTCTGTAACAATCTATGTCGAAGGTGATTTTATTGTTTTCAAGACCACTGCCATTCCCAATCACAAGAGTCCTTACTTCGGTGTGGCAGACAGCCGATATGAAGCCTACAACGGAACGAACGCAAATTTCGCCATCAACCCGAATACCATAAAAGAGCAGAATTATGTTTTTAAAATACCACTCAATCCCAAGGAGGCATCTACAAAAGCCGCTACATCACTGGGGCCGATGGGAATCTCCATCAATGGTGTTCCACTTTTCAATCAGTTCGCCGGGCCGAATCAACCACTCACCAATGAGATCAATTCATTTGATCAGTACAATGGTCATCCACAACAGACAGGACAGTATCACTATCATGTTGAGCCGCTTTATATCACAAGCACTACGAGCAAAGCCGGCCTGATAGGATTCTTACTGGATGGCTTCCCTGTATATGGTCCACTGGAAAGCGGAAAGACACTTACCAGTGCTGACCTTGATACCTATCACGGACATACCTCTGTGACAGAAGACTATCCGGATGGAATCTATCATTACCACATTACGGCAGATTCTCCTTATATCAATGGAGGGAAGTTCTTTGGAACGAGCGGAACGGTAACTCAGTAG
- a CDS encoding MHS family MFS transporter has translation MKKIDSSAAERKNLWFVITASSVGTLIEWYDFYIFGTLSIILSEQFFPKDNPTAAFLSTLAMFAVGFVVRPFGAIVFGRLGDLVGRKYTFLVTLVLMGVSTFGIGLIPGYQTIGIAAPILILVLRIVQGLALGGEYGGAATYVAEHSPKGRRGYFTSFIQTTATLGLFLSLGVILIVRESVGVEAFTEWGWRIPFLLSAILVGISIFIRMKMAESPLFAKIKSEGKISANPLKESFGKKENLKLVMLALFGATAGQGVVWYTGQFYALTFIQRTCGIEFVQSYTIIAIALVVATPMFIVFGKLSDTYGRKYIMMAGLLLAVICFRPIYSRMFSLSDLSLKTEVPMAKNITRNSNPAPNSDVTITSVNFYSDRTQRIETRKESSDGKVISTKTETKLSQRDFWFMVMFVFTQVLFVTMAYGPIAAFLVELFPTRIRYTSMSLPYHIGNGVFGGLTPLVATSLFELSKTSSNPSGDPLAGLWYPIGVAAVCFVIGMIFLSNKAPQTE, from the coding sequence ATGAAGAAAATAGATAGCAGTGCTGCTGAACGAAAAAATCTTTGGTTTGTCATTACTGCTTCTTCAGTAGGTACCCTCATCGAGTGGTACGACTTCTACATCTTTGGAACACTCTCCATAATTCTTTCAGAGCAGTTCTTCCCAAAGGATAATCCAACCGCTGCATTCCTTTCAACGCTCGCCATGTTTGCCGTGGGTTTTGTCGTGCGACCGTTTGGCGCCATTGTCTTTGGACGCCTGGGTGATCTGGTAGGAAGAAAGTATACGTTTCTGGTAACACTCGTGCTGATGGGTGTTTCTACTTTTGGTATCGGTCTCATTCCAGGATATCAGACGATCGGAATTGCTGCACCAATTCTTATACTCGTGCTTCGCATTGTACAGGGTCTAGCTTTAGGTGGAGAGTATGGTGGTGCCGCGACCTATGTTGCTGAGCATTCGCCGAAAGGCAGACGTGGATACTTCACAAGCTTCATTCAGACTACCGCAACTCTTGGGTTATTCCTTTCACTTGGAGTTATCCTGATCGTGCGTGAGTCAGTGGGTGTGGAAGCTTTTACTGAATGGGGATGGAGAATACCATTTTTGCTTTCAGCGATCCTCGTTGGTATATCCATTTTCATAAGAATGAAGATGGCAGAGTCTCCCTTGTTTGCCAAAATAAAATCAGAAGGAAAGATATCTGCCAATCCTTTAAAAGAAAGCTTTGGAAAGAAAGAGAACCTGAAGCTGGTGATGCTTGCATTGTTTGGCGCCACCGCCGGACAGGGAGTCGTTTGGTATACGGGGCAATTCTATGCGCTTACTTTTATCCAGCGAACCTGCGGCATTGAGTTTGTACAATCTTACACGATCATCGCTATTGCGTTGGTAGTGGCCACGCCGATGTTCATTGTGTTTGGAAAACTTTCAGACACGTACGGCAGAAAGTACATCATGATGGCCGGCTTACTGCTTGCCGTTATTTGCTTCCGACCAATTTACAGCCGGATGTTCAGTCTCAGTGATCTTTCATTGAAGACGGAAGTCCCCATGGCAAAGAACATTACGCGGAACTCAAACCCCGCACCCAATTCGGATGTGACAATAACATCCGTGAACTTTTATTCCGATCGTACCCAACGCATTGAAACGAGAAAGGAAAGCAGTGACGGGAAAGTGATCTCAACCAAAACAGAAACGAAGTTGTCACAGCGCGACTTTTGGTTTATGGTGATGTTTGTATTCACGCAGGTTCTGTTTGTTACGATGGCCTATGGACCAATCGCCGCATTCCTGGTAGAGTTATTTCCAACACGCATACGCTATACTTCCATGTCTCTTCCATACCACATTGGCAACGGTGTATTTGGCGGACTCACACCACTGGTGGCGACATCTTTATTTGAGCTCAGTAAAACTTCTTCGAATCCTTCCGGCGATCCATTAGCAGGGTTATGGTATCCTATCGGAGTAGCCGCGGTCTGCTTCGTCATCGGAATGATCTTCCTCAGCAACAAGGCGCCGCAAACAGAGTGA
- a CDS encoding SCO family protein translates to MRTLFGLIFITILIAGCTKEPETLPFFNTPDFTPQWISTETPEYAAIHSLPTFSFVDQDGDTITDKNIEGKIVVADFFFTICPGICPRLTKSMENVQSSFKDDDMITLLSHSVTPDLDSVPRLKEYANSHNVQKGKWHLLTGDRKQIYTIARQGYFADEEVGLKKSENEFLHTENFILLDGQKRIRGVYNGTNPTEIERLIEDIHILKKEMQHANS, encoded by the coding sequence TAACAATTCTGATTGCTGGTTGCACGAAGGAACCTGAAACCCTGCCGTTCTTCAATACTCCCGATTTCACACCACAATGGATATCCACTGAGACACCGGAGTATGCTGCCATCCATAGTCTTCCGACATTTTCATTTGTTGATCAGGATGGAGATACGATCACCGACAAAAACATCGAAGGCAAAATTGTAGTGGCAGACTTTTTCTTTACGATCTGTCCTGGTATTTGTCCAAGGCTCACAAAGAGCATGGAGAATGTTCAGTCATCTTTCAAAGACGACGACATGATCACGCTGCTCTCCCACTCCGTGACACCCGATCTTGACAGCGTTCCCAGGTTGAAAGAATATGCCAACAGTCATAACGTACAAAAAGGAAAGTGGCATTTGCTGACCGGTGATCGCAAGCAGATCTATACGATTGCACGCCAGGGATATTTCGCCGACGAAGAAGTGGGGCTTAAGAAAAGTGAGAATGAATTTCTTCACACTGAGAATTTCATCCTTCTCGATGGACAAAAGAGAATCCGTGGAGTTTACAACGGAACGAATCCCACAGAGATCGAACGACTGATCGAAGACATTCACATCCTCAAAAAAGAAATGCAGCATGCGAATTCCTAG
- a CDS encoding DoxX family membrane protein yields the protein MTINGNLILRIAIAIILLTHSIPGMLDGGVNAFGDLYLNQVGFAPLGVPIAWAIKLSHVACAILLIMNRYVKWACIITIPILVMGIIMVHFKEGWYVVGGGRNGVEYNFLLICVLIALILNQRKTK from the coding sequence ATGACGATCAACGGCAATCTCATCTTAAGAATAGCAATAGCGATTATTCTTTTAACACATAGTATTCCCGGAATGCTGGATGGTGGTGTAAATGCCTTTGGCGATCTATACTTGAATCAGGTTGGGTTCGCGCCGCTGGGGGTGCCGATTGCCTGGGCGATAAAGCTATCACATGTTGCGTGCGCCATTCTCCTGATCATGAACCGATATGTAAAGTGGGCATGCATCATAACCATTCCAATTCTTGTGATGGGCATAATCATGGTTCACTTTAAAGAAGGCTGGTATGTAGTGGGTGGCGGAAGGAATGGTGTAGAGTATAATTTCCTTTTGATCTGTGTATTGATTGCATTGATTTTAAACCAAAGAAAAACCAAATAA
- a CDS encoding histone deacetylase — protein MLKIAWTESYVLSLPPHHRFPMSKYEILPQQLLHEGTIKEENIFRPTAIDDKWILLTHEENYYHALKNLLLTPKEVRRTGFPLSQELVDREVIIAQGTLLCTHHALQNGVAMNIAGGTHHAFTGRGEGFCLLNDIAIASNYLLHENLAKKILVVDLDVHQGNGTAQIFRNDPRVFTFSMHGANNYPLFKENSDLDIGLPDQTQDAFYLKTLETNLNNILESIEPDFMFFQSGVDILETDALGKLGITRQGCRQRDRIVLEIAKRNRIPVVATMGGGYSRDFKDIIEAHANTYRLAQEIFF, from the coding sequence ATGCTGAAGATCGCCTGGACCGAATCATACGTCCTCTCATTGCCGCCTCATCATCGTTTTCCGATGAGCAAGTATGAGATTCTGCCTCAGCAATTACTTCATGAAGGAACTATCAAAGAAGAGAATATTTTTCGTCCAACCGCGATTGATGATAAATGGATCCTCCTTACCCATGAGGAAAACTATTATCATGCATTAAAAAACCTTCTGCTCACTCCTAAAGAAGTAAGAAGAACAGGATTCCCTCTATCGCAAGAGCTTGTCGATCGCGAGGTGATCATTGCGCAGGGTACATTGCTTTGTACACATCACGCTTTACAGAACGGGGTGGCTATGAATATCGCCGGCGGAACGCATCACGCCTTTACCGGCAGGGGAGAAGGATTTTGCTTGTTGAATGATATTGCCATCGCTTCCAATTATCTGCTGCATGAAAATCTTGCGAAGAAAATTCTGGTGGTTGATCTCGATGTGCACCAGGGAAATGGGACCGCTCAGATATTCAGAAATGATCCAAGGGTATTTACATTCTCCATGCACGGTGCCAACAACTATCCTTTGTTCAAGGAGAACTCCGACCTCGACATAGGCTTGCCAGATCAAACACAGGATGCATTTTATCTGAAGACCCTTGAAACGAATCTCAACAATATTCTTGAGTCGATCGAACCGGATTTCATGTTCTTTCAATCGGGAGTGGACATCCTGGAAACTGATGCGCTGGGCAAGCTGGGTATCACCCGACAGGGATGCCGGCAACGTGACAGAATAGTACTGGAGATTGCGAAAAGAAACCGCATACCCGTCGTGGCTACCATGGGTGGCGGCTATTCAAGGGATTTCAAGGATATAATTGAGGCTCACGCCAACACCTACCGTCTGGCACAGGAGATTTTCTTTTAG